In a genomic window of Candidatus Cloacimonadota bacterium:
- a CDS encoding acetate kinase, with protein MKILVLNCGSSSIKYQFIDIESRHVLADGIAEKIGEDIALFTYKSEKFTKKKREMVIENHEQGLQLIIDSLLDSVNGVIGDKSEIDAVGHRLVHAGEHYSDAVVVTDHVVEVMRECISLAPLHNPANLKGIAAVKANMPSVPQCGVFDTAFHQTMPAHAYLYPLPLDFYKVHKIRRYGFHGTSHKYVSLRAAEFLNQNIADLKIITCHLGNGASITAIDGGKSVDTSMGLTPLEGLMMGTRCGDIDPALPVHMQQNLGLGVDEVNSILNKKSGMLGLSQISNDMREIEDQVLLHNNPAAIQALDVYCYRIKKYIGSYFAAMNGLDLLVFTGGVGENMPIMREQVCRDMEALGIRLDHETNAKFTSEIELLSTPDSRVTVLKVPTNEELMIALETQRLLTH; from the coding sequence ATGAAGATCTTAGTGCTCAATTGCGGCAGTTCATCCATCAAATACCAGTTCATCGACATCGAATCCCGCCACGTGCTGGCGGACGGCATCGCGGAAAAGATCGGGGAAGACATCGCCCTCTTCACCTACAAAAGCGAGAAATTCACCAAGAAAAAACGGGAAATGGTGATCGAGAACCACGAACAGGGGCTGCAGCTGATCATCGATTCGCTTTTGGACAGCGTGAACGGCGTGATCGGCGACAAGAGCGAGATCGACGCTGTGGGCCACCGTCTGGTGCACGCCGGGGAGCACTATTCGGACGCGGTGGTGGTCACCGACCACGTGGTGGAGGTGATGCGGGAATGCATCTCGCTGGCGCCGCTGCACAACCCCGCCAACCTCAAGGGGATCGCGGCTGTGAAGGCCAACATGCCCTCCGTGCCGCAGTGCGGGGTGTTCGACACCGCCTTCCACCAAACCATGCCCGCCCACGCCTATCTCTATCCGCTGCCGCTGGACTTTTACAAGGTCCACAAGATCCGCCGCTACGGCTTCCACGGCACTTCCCACAAGTATGTGAGCCTGCGCGCGGCCGAGTTTTTGAACCAGAACATCGCGGACCTGAAGATCATCACCTGCCACCTGGGCAACGGCGCCTCCATCACCGCCATCGACGGCGGCAAAAGCGTGGACACCTCGATGGGCCTCACCCCGCTGGAAGGCCTGATGATGGGCACCCGCTGTGGCGACATCGACCCCGCCCTGCCCGTCCACATGCAGCAGAACCTGGGCCTGGGCGTGGATGAGGTGAACAGCATCCTGAACAAGAAAAGCGGCATGCTGGGGCTTTCCCAGATCTCCAACGACATGCGGGAGATCGAGGACCAGGTATTGCTCCACAACAACCCTGCCGCCATTCAGGCGTTGGACGTATATTGCTACCGCATAAAGAAATACATCGGTTCTTACTTCGCCGCCATGAACGGCTTGGACCTGCTGGTCTTCACCGGCGGGGTGGGCGAAAACATGCCCATCATGCGAGAACAGGTCTGCCGGGATATGGAAGCATTGGGCATCAGGCTGGATCACGAGACCAACGCCAAATTCACTTCCGAGATAGAACTGCTCAGCACTCCGGATTCCCGGGTGACGGTGCTGAAGGTGCCCACCAACGAAGAACTGATGATAGCCCTGGAAACCCAACGCCTTTTAACTCATTAA
- a CDS encoding RNA-binding protein, with protein sequence MRIDQLLNKLCLTKTRSIAKTACDKGLVSLNGKTAKASAEVKDGDLLIFRLYGFEHELRIDKVPGGNVAKKDATEYYTLLSRKELSS encoded by the coding sequence ATGCGTATCGACCAGTTGCTCAACAAGCTCTGCCTCACCAAGACCCGCAGCATCGCCAAAACTGCCTGCGACAAGGGCTTGGTGAGCCTCAACGGCAAAACCGCCAAGGCCTCCGCCGAAGTGAAGGACGGCGATCTGCTGATCTTCAGGCTCTATGGCTTTGAACACGAGCTCAGGATCGACAAGGTTCCCGGCGGCAATGTGGCCAAAAAGGACGCCACGGAGTATTACACTCTGCTGAGCCGCAAGGAGTTGTCCAGCTGA